The following coding sequences lie in one Pararge aegeria chromosome 25, ilParAegt1.1, whole genome shotgun sequence genomic window:
- the LOC120634754 gene encoding piggyBac transposable element-derived protein 4-like: MSDDSDYDPDYVPSSESTCSTDSDGYSDSESTDEDVTAQSLHQTQRDRPVQQSVDSSGQWSIPTGSRQKQFPLAFTSGIKNIPDTCKTELDYYSLFVDDEIINLMVTMTNCYANKTMILKVLRRSSRLVDWKDCDQNEIKKFLGLLIWMGIKKLPKISDYWSKNILYKNPVAGSVMSRNRFELLLRCWHFEDTYFYLSSNAGRLIRVKRLVDLITKKFQNYNTPGEYLTVDETMVAFRGRIVFMQYIPGKKHKYGIKLFKICDENGYVHDLIVYEVERQERRPRVINKTFSWIRNSPEQAK; encoded by the exons ATGTCGGACGACTCGGACTATGATCCTGATTACGTGCCTTCATCGGAATCTACTTGTAGTACCGATAGTGATGGATACTCCGATAGCGAAAGCACCGATGAAGATGTCACTGCGCAGAGTTTACATCAAACTCAAAGGGACCGCCCCGTACAACAATCGGTAGACAGTAGTGGTCAATGGAGTATACCAACTGGCTCTCGTCAAAAACAATTCCCTTTAGCTTTTACAtctggtataaaaaatattcccgACACGTGTAAGACCGAACTGGAttattatagtttgtttgtGGACGACGAAATAATTAACCTGATGGTGACCATGACTAACTGTTATGCGAATAAAACTATGATACTTAAAGTTTTGAGACGATCAAGTAGACTAGTAGATTGGAAGGATTGTgatcaaaatgaaattaaaaaattccttGGTCTGCTGATATGGATGGGTATAAAAAAACTGCCTAAGATATCTGATTACTGGAGtaagaatatattatacaaaaatccCGTAGCTGGTTCAGTAATGAGCCGAAATCGCTTTGAATTGCTGCTGCGGTGCTGGCACTTTGaggatacatatttttatttgtcatcTAATGCTGGCAGACTTATCCGAGTAAAACGTCTGGTTGACTTGATAACCAAAAAATTTCAGAACTATAACACACCTGGAGAATATCTAACAGTGGATGAGACAATGGTTGCCTTCCGTGGCAGGATTGTTTTCATGCAATATATCCCTGGGAAGAAGCACAAATATGGGATAAAACTGTTCAAAATATGTGATGAAAATGGTTATGTACATGATCTGATTGTATATGAAG tGGAAAGACAAGAGAGACGTCCTCGCGTTATCAACAAAACATTCAGTTGGATTCGTAACAGTCCGGAGCAAGCGAAATAG